The proteins below come from a single Longimicrobiales bacterium genomic window:
- a CDS encoding tetratricopeptide repeat protein has protein sequence MKKPLPADLQRWSEELAADPRSLVFLPLARAYRRQNRPDAALRLCLRGLEHHPDNADAHGLLALLYIDRGDYARAADEWSFVLRLDPSNFDALRGLGFCHLENGQLAQARNRLERASLIRPDDEAVREALRFVADRMDAEDAAPVPVEPWTQAPDPLTTHAAAADTRAADVVSAAPEPAVLPEPDAWAPLAPADQPAWSAAQQPAPPVHAVPDPARLFDAIVTGPVLGALLLDTRGMVLAGALDDSDRAADALAAVLGSVTGEAARTAAMLGLGAWEGLLIEAGSAALHIAPAGPDAVILLVARSGAPAGWMMRSAAHAASLAQQFLEAYA, from the coding sequence ATGAAGAAGCCGTTGCCGGCGGACCTGCAGCGCTGGAGCGAGGAGCTGGCGGCCGATCCCAGGTCGCTCGTGTTCCTGCCGCTCGCGCGCGCGTACCGGCGGCAGAACCGACCTGACGCAGCGCTGCGGCTGTGTCTGCGCGGTCTCGAGCACCATCCCGACAACGCGGATGCGCACGGGCTGCTCGCACTGCTGTACATCGATCGCGGCGATTACGCGCGTGCGGCCGACGAGTGGTCGTTCGTGCTGCGCCTCGACCCGTCCAACTTCGATGCGCTGCGCGGACTCGGGTTCTGTCACCTGGAGAACGGGCAGCTGGCACAGGCGCGCAACCGGCTGGAGCGCGCGTCGCTGATACGACCGGATGACGAGGCCGTGCGCGAGGCACTGCGCTTCGTCGCCGACCGGATGGATGCGGAAGACGCCGCGCCGGTCCCGGTCGAGCCCTGGACGCAGGCGCCCGACCCGCTCACGACTCACGCCGCGGCGGCTGACACGCGCGCGGCGGACGTGGTGAGCGCAGCGCCCGAGCCGGCAGTGCTGCCGGAGCCGGATGCCTGGGCACCGCTCGCGCCGGCAGACCAGCCTGCGTGGAGCGCGGCGCAGCAGCCGGCGCCGCCCGTGCACGCAGTTCCGGATCCTGCCCGGCTGTTCGACGCGATCGTGACCGGCCCGGTGCTCGGTGCGCTGCTGCTCGACACGCGCGGGATGGTGCTGGCCGGTGCGCTCGATGACAGTGACAGGGCGGCCGACGCGCTTGCCGCGGTGCTCGGCAGCGTCACCGGTGAAGCAGCACGCACCGCGGCGATGCTGGGGCTCGGGGCGTGGGAGGGGCTGCTCATCGAGGCAGGCAGCGCGGCGCTCCACATCGCGCCCGCAGGACCCGACGCCGTGATCCTGCTCGTTGCCCGCAGCGGTGCACCGGCCGGTTGGATGATGCGCAGTGCGGCGCATGCGGCATCGCTCGCACAGCAGTTCCTGGAGGCGTACGCATGA